One Salvelinus namaycush isolate Seneca chromosome 29, SaNama_1.0, whole genome shotgun sequence genomic region harbors:
- the LOC120024059 gene encoding saccharopine dehydrogenase-like oxidoreductase, giving the protein MATVTSTRPYHIIIFGASGFTGQFVVEEVARSAFEGPSGSLKWALAGRSRQRLEGVLNQAAETLRQPELRTQVEIIVADVSEADSLAIMCQQGLVVLNCVGPYRFYGEPVVKACIENGAHCIDICGEPQFLERMQLEYHSRAMDSGVYVIGSCGFDSIPADMGILYTKNQFKGTLTAVESFLTIHTGPEGGCAHDGTWQSAIYGFADSGSLRKLRKKFGHQPLPVVGAKVKKRGSLFFSKEIDQYAIPFMGSDPSVVRRSQRFLYEGHQELPVQYSAYVGVGGVWSLIKMFCGGLLFWFLGKFGLGRKLLITFPEFFSFGVFTKAGPSRKQMDGTSFSLTFFGEGYAEGLDPSQGRPNARICTQIHGAEPGYVATPVAMVQAAITLLNEPQFLPIKGGVYSPGAAFARTTLIDRLNRHGLVFSVKRF; this is encoded by the exons ATGGCGACTGTAACCTCTACCAGACCTTATCATATTATCATATTCGGAGCCTCCGGTTTTACCGGGCAGTTTGTGGTGGAAGAGGTAGCCCGGAGCGCCTTCGAAGGACCAAGCGGGTCTCTGAAATGGGCCTTGGCCGGGCGCAGCAGACAGCGGCTGGAGGGAGTTTTGAACCAAGCCGCCGAGACCCTCC GTCAGCCGGAGTTAAGGACTCAAGTTGAAATCATTGTGGCTGATGTTTCCGAAGCAGATTCATTGGCCATCATGTGCCAACAAGGACTGGTTGTTCTCAACTGTGTGGGGCCA TACAGGTTCTATGGTGAGCCAGTGGTTAAGGCCTGCATAGAGAATGGAGCCCACTGCATAGACATCTGTGGAGAACCTCAG TTCCTGGAGAGGATGCAACTGGAGTACCACAGCAGAGCGATGGACAGTGGAGTGTATGTGATTGGCAGCTGTGGCTTTGACTCCATACCAGCTGACATGGGTATCCTGTACACAAAGAACCAGTTTAAAG GGACACTGACAGCTGTGGAGAGCTTCCTGACTATACACACTGGTCCTGAG GGAGGCTGTGCCCACGACGGCACATGGCAGTCCGCCATCTACGGCTTTGCAGACAGCGGCTCCCTGAGGAAGCTGAGGAAGAAATTTGGCCACCAACCTCTCCCAGTTGTAGGTGCAAAGGTCAAGAAGAG GGGTAGCCTGTTCTTCAGTAAGGAGATTGACCAGTATGCCATACCCTTCATGGGCTCAGACCCATCAGTAGTCAGGAGATCCCAGCGCTTCCTGTATGAGGGCCATCAGGAGTTACCA gTCCAGTACTCTGCGTATGTAGGGGTCGGTGGCGTCTGGTCGTTGATAAAGATGTTCTGTGGTGGCCTGCTCTTCTGGTTCCTAGGGAAGTTCGGCCTGGGAAGGAAGCTCCTAATTACG TTCCCAGAGTTCTTCTCCTTTGGCGTGTTCACCAAGGCTGGACCCAGCAGGAAGCAG atGGACGGAACATCTTTCAGTCTGACATTTTTCGGGGAGGGTTATGCTGAGGGGCTGGACCCGTCTCAGGGAAGACCCAACGCTAGGATCTGTACCCAGATACACGGAGCAG AGCCTGGCTATGTAGCCACACCTGTTGCTATGGTACAGGCAGCTATCACTCTGCTGAATGAACCACAATTCCTTCCTATAAA GGGAGGAGTGTACAGTCCAGGAGCTGCATTTGCCAGGACAACTCTCATTGACCGCCTCAACAGACATGGCCTGGTGTTCTCGGTGAAGAGATTCTGA